From a single Brassica oleracea var. oleracea cultivar TO1000 chromosome C5, BOL, whole genome shotgun sequence genomic region:
- the LOC106344989 gene encoding axoneme-associated protein mst101(2)-like, translating into MSLGLRRIEPMKLQHHHVGIRRRELPHHHKAVETGGKSRKKVAEEEKKEEEAVKVVEEQAGEVVEEQAGETEGKSRKKIAEEEKKEEEAVKVVEEQAGEVVEEQAGETEGKSRKKIAEEEKKEEEAVKVVEEQAGEVVEEQAGETEGKSRKKIAEEEKKEEEAVKVVEEQAGEVVEEQAGETEGKSRKKIAEEEKKEEEAVKVVEEQAGEVVEEQAGETEGKSRKKIAEEEKKEEEAVKVVEEQAGEVVEEQAGETEGKSRKKIAEEEKKEEEAVKVVEEQAGEVVEEQAGETEGKSRKKIAEEEKKEEEAVKVVEEQAGEVVEEQAGETEGKSRKKIAEEEKKEEEAVKVVEEQAGEVVEEQAGETEGKSRKKIAEEEKKEEEAVKVVEEQAGEVVEEQAGETEGKSRKKIAEEEKKEEEAVKVVEEQAGEVVEEQAGETEGKSRKKIAEEEKKEEEAVKVVEEQAGEVVEEQAGETEGKSRKKIAEEEKKEEEAVKVVEEQAGEVVEEQAGETEGKSRKKIAEEEKKEEEAVKVVEEQAGEVVEEQPTN; encoded by the exons ATGAGCCTCGGGTTGAGACGAATAGAACCGATGAAACTCCAACACCACCACGTGGGAATCAGACGGAGGGAACTCCCACACCACCACAAGGCTGTGGAAACAGGGGGAAAAAGCAGGAAGAAAGTTGCAGAAGAAGAGAAAAAAGAGGAAGAGGCTGTGAAAGTTGTTGAAGAACAGGCTGGGGAAGTTGTCGAGGAACAGGCTGGGGAAACAGAGGGAAAAAGCAGGAAGAAAATTGCAGAAGAAGAGAAAAAAGAGGAAGAGGCTGTGAAAGTTGTTGAAGAACAGGCTGGGGAAGTTGTCGAGGAACAGGCTGGGGAAACAGAGGGAAAAAGCAGGAAGAAAATTGCAGAAGAAGAGAAAAAAGAGGAAGAGGCTGTGAAAGTTGTTGAAGAACAGGCTGGGGAAGTTGTCGAGGAACAGGCTGGGGAAACAGAGGGAAAAAGCAGGAAGAAAATTGCAGAAGAAGAGAAAAAAGAGGAAGAGGCTGTGAAAGTTGTTGAAGAACAGGCTGGGGAAGTTGTCGAGGAACAGGCTGGGGAAACAGAGGGAAAAAGCAGGAAGAAAATTGCAGAAGAAGAGAAAAAAGAGGAAGAGGCTGTGAAAGTTGTTGAAGAACAGGCTGGGGAAGTTGTCGAGGAACAGGCTGGGGAAACAGAGGGAAAAAGCAGGAAGAAAATTGCAGAAGAAGAGAAAAAAGAGGAAGAGGCTGTGAAAGTTGTTGAAGAACAGGCTGGGGAAGTTGTCGAGGAACAGGCTGGGGAAACAGAGGGAAAAAGCAGGAAGAAAATTGCAGAAGAAGAGAAAAAAGAGGAAGAGGCTGTGAAAGTTGTTGAAGAACAGGCTGGGGAAGTTGTCGAGGAACAGGCTGGGGAAACAGAGGGAAAAAGCAGGAAGAAAATTGCAGAAGAAGAGAAAAAAGAGGAAGAGGCTGTGAAAGTTGTTGAAGAACAGGCTGGGGAAGTTGTCGAGGAACAGGCTGGGGAAACAGAGGGAAAAAGCAGGAAGAAAATTGCAGAAGAAGAGAAAAAAGAGGAAGAGGCTGTGAAAGTTGTTGAAGAACAGGCTGGGGAAGTTGTCGAGGAACAGGCTGGGGAAACAGAGGGAAAAAGCAGGAAGAAAATTGCAGAAGAAGAGAAAAAAGAGGAAGAGGCTGTGAAAGTTGTTGAAGAACAGGCTGGGGAAGTTGTCGAGGAACAGGCTGGGGAAACAGAGGGAAAAAGCAGGAAGAAAATTGCAGAAGAAGAGAAAAAAGAGGAAGAGGCTGTGAAAGTTGTTGAAGAACAGGCTGGGGAAGTTGTCGAGGAACAGGCTGGGGAAACAGAGGGAAAAAGCAGGAAGAAAATTGCAGAAGAAGAGAAAAAAGAGGAAGAGGCTGTGAAAGTTGTTGAAGAACAGGCTGGGGAAGTTGTCGAGGAACAGGCTGGGGAAACAGAGGGAAAAAGCAGGAAGAAAATTGCAGAAGAAGAGAAAAAAGAGGAAGAGGCTGTGAAAGTTGTTGAAGAACAGGCTGGGGAAGTTGTCGAGGAACAGGCTGGGGAAACAGAGGGAAAAAGCAGGAAGAAAATTGCAGAAGAAGAGAAAAAAGAGGAAGAGGCTGTGAAAGTTGTTGAAGAACAGGCTGGGGAAGTTGTCGAGGAACAG CCTACGAATTGA